A window of the Acaryochloris thomasi RCC1774 genome harbors these coding sequences:
- a CDS encoding DUF2797 domain-containing protein, producing the protein MQGTLRKMTTKLSEVVEYALPVGEQSLALNPLIGQHLELEFLGQIYCKNCDRKINKSYSQGFCYPCMKSLAACDMCILKPEQCHFHQGTCREPEWGQQNCMVDHIVYLANTSALKVGITRKSQIPTRWIDQGATEALPIYRVKTRHISGLVEVELAKHMADRTNWRAMLKGDSASIPLQEKASDAVLQIEETIKSLLLDHGDDAVQPLEANVTTIHYPVNQYPNKIKSFNFDKEPLVSGTLMGIKGQYLIFDTGVINIRKFAGYSVAVRA; encoded by the coding sequence ATGCAAGGCACATTGCGCAAAATGACCACGAAGCTCAGCGAGGTTGTCGAGTATGCATTGCCCGTCGGAGAACAGTCGCTAGCTTTGAATCCACTGATCGGACAGCATCTTGAACTTGAGTTCTTAGGACAAATCTATTGCAAAAATTGCGATCGCAAAATCAATAAAAGTTATTCGCAAGGCTTCTGCTATCCCTGTATGAAGAGCCTTGCCGCTTGCGATATGTGCATCTTGAAGCCTGAGCAATGTCACTTTCATCAAGGCACCTGTCGAGAGCCAGAATGGGGTCAACAAAATTGCATGGTGGATCATATCGTTTACCTTGCAAACACATCAGCCTTGAAGGTAGGCATTACACGTAAATCACAGATCCCGACTCGCTGGATTGATCAAGGCGCAACAGAAGCATTGCCAATATATCGGGTCAAGACCCGGCATATATCTGGATTAGTGGAAGTCGAGTTAGCGAAACACATGGCCGATAGAACAAATTGGCGAGCGATGTTGAAAGGTGACAGTGCTTCAATTCCATTACAGGAGAAAGCTAGTGATGCTGTTCTACAAATTGAAGAGACAATAAAATCACTGCTATTGGATCATGGCGATGATGCAGTGCAGCCATTGGAGGCGAACGTCACCACAATTCATTATCCCGTCAATCAATATCCGAACAAAATCAAGTCATTCAATTTTGATAAAGAGCCGCTCGTAAGCGGAACCTTGATGGGCATCAAGGGGCAGTATTTAATCTTCGATACGGGCGTCATTAATATCCGAAAATTTGCAGGCTACAGCGTTGCAGTCCGCGCTTAG